A genomic window from Cardiocondyla obscurior isolate alpha-2009 linkage group LG02, Cobs3.1, whole genome shotgun sequence includes:
- the LOC139113343 gene encoding metacaspase-2-like isoform X3: MAKLRNKKIAKTNDNSNLKTLELPNCMVVLIDIALDKDLVQHYKLQFTKKKTKNLCTCNLPSNSNKRKLKENVPDINSRNDTCLVTRSQLKKLSTQNNKKCKIHQHLDNGQQRYNLRKSESAQKQHLKHNRNVKLFSSTSNDEMSSNFSSTFFNSTSEEIISIHNKKKSNGEVQRKNGFKRKLSFQSETSSESVKVIYNDNILHTKKVSINENKKPKHNDNHVVEVPQTKDVTECSSIEKKNNLHAGSIGNGNVSESKLEQCQINTSKVSDNLSNNFLNSHNDINNLNKSKKIATSSSDTSITTCSTIQCTSDEKTKKSLPKITGDYILPKDAIKITQKKITSDENLKNSFFEQNFLDHNRYNNTNNNVNQVSCTDNTLESTKIIKKHECHTSKTNSSINKLKIPEFTPTLNNNIDLKNKNIDSDKLHNVKIDHKNDSLTKIRNNTSRNENVNDINSKTSETYKNCILNEQKELNKLNNDEMLKSDMLQDDKCNKNSDKTKNTLNLVDIRKNCNVNKPLVTVDQKIVKQNRKRTASENTTDTIINNKKQKLNRSIWIQNNVPRTRSVNDEENNEVSDISSMTIESTVVEKLDSSNQKLDLRDCLNNKTIKKVTKSLTSKNEINNKNNVELEQKTNFDKALDEESASNNTSLNEEEDNQSEDTDSHDCDYISLFADSDMDFLENTNCDEQDRLTNEPEIIQSQVDKPQMSESQMDKPQISESKVNKFQMSGSRIDESQSNRTRHLYTSHYMSGAIFDKYVTQNVTEFNDEYAKYADNNIQIANKPDEIKKEFSNKLEQTTHTNYIPKTKCVSYFNYSLWVKRLLYGYCFQFLKDGRCTFMRCKFKMDLRDLIDVICLKDSETLYYAMQYLLKENYIFLFKKIYAKSLNNFTKDNILRIFTKFHESEVTQDDKRQIVRETIEHLLNIKMPLKIIVNSLVECITSTADLNNYINIINIINILNCASSYIKEGEYWETIKTSILSLPPNKNIIEKILSECISNERLTDIQAINKDLLNDVSFEFLSSLNENLLNRFKNLLFEKTANNSNFVLKQNVKGNSYVTIASPDGNTNLSQTENMKTNNNVANTSANVNDSVPETNGEVYRLQPIENLSDAQSVYRDHPNFWKFYADLDRFKRGLLHEDYNYVINILKFYAEKQDESPLFVRSCCKILQREIDRSAHHLKNIVSQAVQMDTFTILGKMLFQLTLGSLTSLINMETWGLALKLIQSLAMYNLPYNAEYLLLSAEIYLANKQALEAYELLKQKSIIHTNCEKWRVENTIEDQHVRNKVMQILMDSLCNDFIEYAFFLFQFLLKDQSSQYYPIDLSLYVNKLIIIFLSKEDSNLIIQMANLVLKYTFELNKTTGRALTSALIHLDENLARQMYNYAENIGIYSAIKLWPITCIIINNDLTEEEIYLIFLQTLRSIVFSFGHAIEFARPNQIKVYINLEITSTIHFYCAKLQKSYNDKAINNIKKLIRQVLQKRFDPPILLMRGSKGRTYKLQSKSVLNYLKTEHCN, encoded by the exons atggcaaagttaaggaacaaaaaaatagcaaaaacAAATGATAATAGCAATTTAAAAACACTGGAGCTCCCTAACTGTATGGTTGTATTGATTGATATTGCTCTAGACAAAGATCTAGTTCAACATTACAAATTACAGTTcactaaaaagaaaaccaaaAATTTATGTACATGTAATTTACCTAGCAATTCTAATAAAAGGAAGTTAAAGGAAAATGTACCAGATATTAATTCAAGAAATGATACTTGTCTTGTAACAAGAAGTCAGTTGAAAAAATTGTCTACAcagaacaataaaaaatgcaaaattcaTCAACATTTAGACAATGGGCAACAGagatataatttaagaaaaagtgaATCAGCACAGAAACAGCATTTGAAACATAacagaaatgttaaattattttccagtACAAGTAATGATGAAATGTCTAGCAATTTTTcaagtacattttttaattccacaTCAGAGGAAATTATATCAATacataacaaaaagaaaagtaatggAGAAGTGCAAAGAAAAAATGggtttaaaagaaaactatCTTTTCAATCag AGACAAGCTCAGAATCAgttaaagttatttataatgATAACATATTACACACAAAAAAAGTAAGTATTAATGAGAACAAAAAGCCTAAGCACAATGATAATCATGTAGTGGAAGTACCACAGACAAAAGATGTTACTGAGTGTTCCAgtattgaaaagaaaaataatttgcatgcAGGTAGTATTGGTAATGGAAACGTTAGCGAAAGTAAATTAGAACAATGTCAAATAAATACAAGCAAAG tttcagATAAtctttctaataattttttaaattcacataatgatataaataatctaaataaaagtaaaaaaattgcaacaaGTTCGAGTGATACATCTATAACTACATGTAGCACTATACAG TGTACAAGTGAtgaaaaaaccaaaaaaagcTTACCAAAGATAACTGGAGACTATATATTGCCAAAagatgcaataaaaattactcagaaaaaaatcacaagtgatgagaatttaaaaaatagtttttttgagcaaaattttttagaccataatagatataataatactaataacaATGTGAATCAAGTTTCTTGTACTGATAATACACTAGAATCCacaaagattataaaaaaacacGAATGCCATACGTCTAAAACAAATagttcaataaataaattaaaaattccagaATTTACACCAACTCTTAACAATAATATcgatctaaaaaataaaaatatagatagtGATAAATTACACAATGTAAAAATTGATCATAAAAATGATTCTTTGACGAAAATAAGAAACAATACTTCTAGgaatgaaaatgttaatgatATTAACAGTAAAACATCAGAGACATATAAAAACTGTATTTTAAATGaacaaaaagaattaaataaattaaataatgacgAAATGCTCAAAAGTGATATGCTACAAGATgataaatgtaacaaaaattctGATAAAACCAAAAACACTTTAAATCTTGTGGATATaaggaaaaattgtaatgttaataaaCCATTAGTAACTGTTGatcaaaaaattgtaaaacaaaatcGCAAACGTACTGCAAGTGAAAACACTACAGatacaataattaacaataagaaacaaaaattaaatagatctATTTGGATACAGAATAATGTACCAAGAACTAGATCAGTGAATGATGAAGAGAATAATGAAGTTTCAGACATTAGTTCAATGACAATAGAATCAACCGTAGTCGAGAAATTAGATTCTTCAAATCAAAAACTAGATTTACGTgactgtttaaataataaaacaattaaaaaggtTACCAAATCATTAACAtcgaaaaatgaaattaataataaaaataatgtagaaCTCGAGCAAAAAACTAACTTCGACAAAGCTTTAGACGAAGAATCAGCGTCTAATAATACTTCGTTAAATGAAGAGGAAGATAATCAATCTGAAGATACAGATAGTCATGATTGTGATTATATTTCTCTGTTTGCTGACTCTGATATGGATTT CTTGGAAAACACGAATTGCGACGAACAAGATAGATTAACAAATGAACCTGAAATAATTCAATCTCAAGTAGATAAACCTCAAATGAGTGAATCTCAAATGGACAAACCTCAAATAAGCGAATCTAAAGTGAACAAATTTCAAATGAGTGGATCTCGAATAGACGAATCTCAATCAAACAGAACACGACATCTTTATACCTCACATTATATGTCTGGTGCTATATTTGACAAGTATGTAACGCAAAATGTAACAGAATTTAATGATGAATATGCAAAATATGcagataataatatacaaatagcAAATAAACctgacgaaataaaaaaagaattcagtAACAAATTGGAACAAACAACTCATACAAACTATATACCTAAAACAAAATGTGTATCTTACTTTAATTACTCACTTTGGGTTAAAAGACTTCTTTACGGTtattgttttcaatttttgaaGGATGGTCGCTGTACTTTTATGagatgtaaatttaaaatggaT ttgcgggATCTCATCGATGTAATATGTTTAAAAGATTCTGAAACATTATATTACGCGATGCAATATttactaaaagaaaattatatttttctttttaaaaaaatatatgcaaaatcattaaacaattttactaAAGACAACATTTTAAGAATATTCACAAAATTTCATGAAAGTGAAGTAACTCAAGATGATAAGAGACAAATAGTTCGAGAAACCATTGAAcacttattaaatataaaaatgccactaaaaataattgtgaatTCTTTAGTGGAATGTATTACATCTACTGCagatttaaacaattatataaatataataaacataataaacatattaaactGTGCAAGCAGTTATATCAAAGAGGGTGAATATTGGGAAACTATAAAAACTTCAATTTTGAGTTTGCCACCGAACAAaaacattattgaaaaaatattatctgaaTGTATAAGTAACGAAAGACTCACCGATATTCAAGCCATTaacaaagatttattaaatgatgTTTCTTTTGAGTTTTTGTCATCGttgaatgaaaatttattaaaccgttttaaaaatttattgtttgagaaaactgcaaataattctaattttgtaTTGAAGCAAAATGTTAAAGGTAACTCGTACGTAACTATTGCTTCTCCCGATGGAAACACGAATTTGTCACAGACGGAAAATAtgaaaacaaataataatgttgCAAATACAAGTGCAAATGTAAACGACTCTGTACCTGAAACGAATGGAGAAGTTTATAGGTTACAACCTATCG AAAATTTATCTGATGCACAATCAGTTTATAGAGATCATCCAAATTTCTGGAAATTTTATGCGGATTTAGATAGATTTAAACGAGGACTTTTACATGAAGATTATAactatgttattaatattttaaaattttatgcagAAAAACAAGATGAATCTCCGTTATTCGTTCGCTcttgttgtaaaatattgcaaagaGAAATAGATCGTTCAGCGCACCATTTAAAAAACATCGTAAGTCAAGCAg TCCAAATGGATACTTTCACTATTTTAggtaaaatgttatttcaatTAACGTTAGGCAGTTTGACCAGTTTAATAAACATGGAAACTTGGGGGCTTGCATTGAAGTTGATTCAATCACTCGCTATGTATAATTTACCGTATAACGCTGAATACTTATTGTTATCagctgaaatttatttagctaatAAACAGGCTTTAGAAGCATATGAATTACTTAAAC aaaaaagtattatacatACTAATTGTGAAAAGTGGCGCGTTGAAAATACCATTGAGGACCAGCATGTACGAAACAAAGTAATGCAGATCTTAATGGATTCACtttgtaatgattttattgaatacgcgttttttctttttcaatttttacttaaagATCAGTCCAGTCAATATTACCCAATag atttatctTTGTACgtgaacaaattaataataatatttttatcaaaggaGGATTCGAATTTAATCATACAGATGGCTAACTTGGTACTTAAGTATAcctttgaattaaataagacaACGGGTCGTGCACTAACTTCAGCATTAATTCATCTGGACGAGAATTTAGCCAGACAAATGTATAATTACGCAGAAAATATTGGTATCTATTCAGCAATAAAG TTATGGCCAATAACGTGtatcattataaataatgatttaacGGAGGAGGAAatatatcttatatttttacaaacgttAAGAAGTATTGTATTCAGCTTTGGGCATGCAATTGAGTTTGCTCGACCTAATCAAATCAAAGTGTATATTAATTTGGAG attACGTCGactatacatttttattgcgcAAAGTTGCAAAAATCATATAATGATAAAGCTATTAACaacataaagaaattaattcggcaAGTTTTACAAAAACGATTTGATCCACCTATATTATTAATGCGAGGAAGTAAAGGTAGaacatataaattacaaagcaaaagcgttttaaattatttaaaaacggaacattgcaattaa
- the LOC139113343 gene encoding metacaspase-2-like isoform X1: MAKLRNKKIAKTNDNSNLKTLELPNCMVVLIDIALDKDLVQHYKLQFTKKKTKNLCTCNLPSNSNKRKLKENVPDINSRNDTCLVTRSQLKKLSTQNNKKCKIHQHLDNGQQRYNLRKSESAQKQHLKHNRNVKLFSSTSNDEMSSNFSSTFFNSTSEEIISIHNKKKSNGEVQRKNGFKRKLSFQSETSSESVKVIYNDNILHTKKVSINENKKPKHNDNHVVEVPQTKDVTECSSIEKKNNLHAGSIGNGNVSESKLEQCQINTSKVSDNLSNNFLNSHNDINNLNKSKKIATSSSDTSITTCSTIQVMDYSESLVLKPIFPTISKTNHIIQISPNVLTCNEIQCTSDEKTKKSLPKITGDYILPKDAIKITQKKITSDENLKNSFFEQNFLDHNRYNNTNNNVNQVSCTDNTLESTKIIKKHECHTSKTNSSINKLKIPEFTPTLNNNIDLKNKNIDSDKLHNVKIDHKNDSLTKIRNNTSRNENVNDINSKTSETYKNCILNEQKELNKLNNDEMLKSDMLQDDKCNKNSDKTKNTLNLVDIRKNCNVNKPLVTVDQKIVKQNRKRTASENTTDTIINNKKQKLNRSIWIQNNVPRTRSVNDEENNEVSDISSMTIESTVVEKLDSSNQKLDLRDCLNNKTIKKVTKSLTSKNEINNKNNVELEQKTNFDKALDEESASNNTSLNEEEDNQSEDTDSHDCDYISLFADSDMDFLENTNCDEQDRLTNEPEIIQSQVDKPQMSESQMDKPQISESKVNKFQMSGSRIDESQSNRTRHLYTSHYMSGAIFDKYVTQNVTEFNDEYAKYADNNIQIANKPDEIKKEFSNKLEQTTHTNYIPKTKCVSYFNYSLWVKRLLYGYCFQFLKDGRCTFMRCKFKMDLRDLIDVICLKDSETLYYAMQYLLKENYIFLFKKIYAKSLNNFTKDNILRIFTKFHESEVTQDDKRQIVRETIEHLLNIKMPLKIIVNSLVECITSTADLNNYINIINIINILNCASSYIKEGEYWETIKTSILSLPPNKNIIEKILSECISNERLTDIQAINKDLLNDVSFEFLSSLNENLLNRFKNLLFEKTANNSNFVLKQNVKGNSYVTIASPDGNTNLSQTENMKTNNNVANTSANVNDSVPETNGEVYRLQPIENLSDAQSVYRDHPNFWKFYADLDRFKRGLLHEDYNYVINILKFYAEKQDESPLFVRSCCKILQREIDRSAHHLKNIVSQAVQMDTFTILGKMLFQLTLGSLTSLINMETWGLALKLIQSLAMYNLPYNAEYLLLSAEIYLANKQALEAYELLKQKSIIHTNCEKWRVENTIEDQHVRNKVMQILMDSLCNDFIEYAFFLFQFLLKDQSSQYYPIDLSLYVNKLIIIFLSKEDSNLIIQMANLVLKYTFELNKTTGRALTSALIHLDENLARQMYNYAENIGIYSAIKLWPITCIIINNDLTEEEIYLIFLQTLRSIVFSFGHAIEFARPNQIKVYINLEITSTIHFYCAKLQKSYNDKAINNIKKLIRQVLQKRFDPPILLMRGSKGRTYKLQSKSVLNYLKTEHCN, encoded by the exons atggcaaagttaaggaacaaaaaaatagcaaaaacAAATGATAATAGCAATTTAAAAACACTGGAGCTCCCTAACTGTATGGTTGTATTGATTGATATTGCTCTAGACAAAGATCTAGTTCAACATTACAAATTACAGTTcactaaaaagaaaaccaaaAATTTATGTACATGTAATTTACCTAGCAATTCTAATAAAAGGAAGTTAAAGGAAAATGTACCAGATATTAATTCAAGAAATGATACTTGTCTTGTAACAAGAAGTCAGTTGAAAAAATTGTCTACAcagaacaataaaaaatgcaaaattcaTCAACATTTAGACAATGGGCAACAGagatataatttaagaaaaagtgaATCAGCACAGAAACAGCATTTGAAACATAacagaaatgttaaattattttccagtACAAGTAATGATGAAATGTCTAGCAATTTTTcaagtacattttttaattccacaTCAGAGGAAATTATATCAATacataacaaaaagaaaagtaatggAGAAGTGCAAAGAAAAAATGggtttaaaagaaaactatCTTTTCAATCag AGACAAGCTCAGAATCAgttaaagttatttataatgATAACATATTACACACAAAAAAAGTAAGTATTAATGAGAACAAAAAGCCTAAGCACAATGATAATCATGTAGTGGAAGTACCACAGACAAAAGATGTTACTGAGTGTTCCAgtattgaaaagaaaaataatttgcatgcAGGTAGTATTGGTAATGGAAACGTTAGCGAAAGTAAATTAGAACAATGTCAAATAAATACAAGCAAAG tttcagATAAtctttctaataattttttaaattcacataatgatataaataatctaaataaaagtaaaaaaattgcaacaaGTTCGAGTGATACATCTATAACTACATGTAGCACTATACAGGTAATGGATTATTCAGAATCATTGGTTTTAAAACCCATATTTCCGACGATATCCAAGACTAATcatattattcaaatatcaCCTAACGTTCTTACATGCAATGAAATACAGTGTACAAGTGAtgaaaaaaccaaaaaaagcTTACCAAAGATAACTGGAGACTATATATTGCCAAAagatgcaataaaaattactcagaaaaaaatcacaagtgatgagaatttaaaaaatagtttttttgagcaaaattttttagaccataatagatataataatactaataacaATGTGAATCAAGTTTCTTGTACTGATAATACACTAGAATCCacaaagattataaaaaaacacGAATGCCATACGTCTAAAACAAATagttcaataaataaattaaaaattccagaATTTACACCAACTCTTAACAATAATATcgatctaaaaaataaaaatatagatagtGATAAATTACACAATGTAAAAATTGATCATAAAAATGATTCTTTGACGAAAATAAGAAACAATACTTCTAGgaatgaaaatgttaatgatATTAACAGTAAAACATCAGAGACATATAAAAACTGTATTTTAAATGaacaaaaagaattaaataaattaaataatgacgAAATGCTCAAAAGTGATATGCTACAAGATgataaatgtaacaaaaattctGATAAAACCAAAAACACTTTAAATCTTGTGGATATaaggaaaaattgtaatgttaataaaCCATTAGTAACTGTTGatcaaaaaattgtaaaacaaaatcGCAAACGTACTGCAAGTGAAAACACTACAGatacaataattaacaataagaaacaaaaattaaatagatctATTTGGATACAGAATAATGTACCAAGAACTAGATCAGTGAATGATGAAGAGAATAATGAAGTTTCAGACATTAGTTCAATGACAATAGAATCAACCGTAGTCGAGAAATTAGATTCTTCAAATCAAAAACTAGATTTACGTgactgtttaaataataaaacaattaaaaaggtTACCAAATCATTAACAtcgaaaaatgaaattaataataaaaataatgtagaaCTCGAGCAAAAAACTAACTTCGACAAAGCTTTAGACGAAGAATCAGCGTCTAATAATACTTCGTTAAATGAAGAGGAAGATAATCAATCTGAAGATACAGATAGTCATGATTGTGATTATATTTCTCTGTTTGCTGACTCTGATATGGATTT CTTGGAAAACACGAATTGCGACGAACAAGATAGATTAACAAATGAACCTGAAATAATTCAATCTCAAGTAGATAAACCTCAAATGAGTGAATCTCAAATGGACAAACCTCAAATAAGCGAATCTAAAGTGAACAAATTTCAAATGAGTGGATCTCGAATAGACGAATCTCAATCAAACAGAACACGACATCTTTATACCTCACATTATATGTCTGGTGCTATATTTGACAAGTATGTAACGCAAAATGTAACAGAATTTAATGATGAATATGCAAAATATGcagataataatatacaaatagcAAATAAACctgacgaaataaaaaaagaattcagtAACAAATTGGAACAAACAACTCATACAAACTATATACCTAAAACAAAATGTGTATCTTACTTTAATTACTCACTTTGGGTTAAAAGACTTCTTTACGGTtattgttttcaatttttgaaGGATGGTCGCTGTACTTTTATGagatgtaaatttaaaatggaT ttgcgggATCTCATCGATGTAATATGTTTAAAAGATTCTGAAACATTATATTACGCGATGCAATATttactaaaagaaaattatatttttctttttaaaaaaatatatgcaaaatcattaaacaattttactaAAGACAACATTTTAAGAATATTCACAAAATTTCATGAAAGTGAAGTAACTCAAGATGATAAGAGACAAATAGTTCGAGAAACCATTGAAcacttattaaatataaaaatgccactaaaaataattgtgaatTCTTTAGTGGAATGTATTACATCTACTGCagatttaaacaattatataaatataataaacataataaacatattaaactGTGCAAGCAGTTATATCAAAGAGGGTGAATATTGGGAAACTATAAAAACTTCAATTTTGAGTTTGCCACCGAACAAaaacattattgaaaaaatattatctgaaTGTATAAGTAACGAAAGACTCACCGATATTCAAGCCATTaacaaagatttattaaatgatgTTTCTTTTGAGTTTTTGTCATCGttgaatgaaaatttattaaaccgttttaaaaatttattgtttgagaaaactgcaaataattctaattttgtaTTGAAGCAAAATGTTAAAGGTAACTCGTACGTAACTATTGCTTCTCCCGATGGAAACACGAATTTGTCACAGACGGAAAATAtgaaaacaaataataatgttgCAAATACAAGTGCAAATGTAAACGACTCTGTACCTGAAACGAATGGAGAAGTTTATAGGTTACAACCTATCG AAAATTTATCTGATGCACAATCAGTTTATAGAGATCATCCAAATTTCTGGAAATTTTATGCGGATTTAGATAGATTTAAACGAGGACTTTTACATGAAGATTATAactatgttattaatattttaaaattttatgcagAAAAACAAGATGAATCTCCGTTATTCGTTCGCTcttgttgtaaaatattgcaaagaGAAATAGATCGTTCAGCGCACCATTTAAAAAACATCGTAAGTCAAGCAg TCCAAATGGATACTTTCACTATTTTAggtaaaatgttatttcaatTAACGTTAGGCAGTTTGACCAGTTTAATAAACATGGAAACTTGGGGGCTTGCATTGAAGTTGATTCAATCACTCGCTATGTATAATTTACCGTATAACGCTGAATACTTATTGTTATCagctgaaatttatttagctaatAAACAGGCTTTAGAAGCATATGAATTACTTAAAC aaaaaagtattatacatACTAATTGTGAAAAGTGGCGCGTTGAAAATACCATTGAGGACCAGCATGTACGAAACAAAGTAATGCAGATCTTAATGGATTCACtttgtaatgattttattgaatacgcgttttttctttttcaatttttacttaaagATCAGTCCAGTCAATATTACCCAATag atttatctTTGTACgtgaacaaattaataataatatttttatcaaaggaGGATTCGAATTTAATCATACAGATGGCTAACTTGGTACTTAAGTATAcctttgaattaaataagacaACGGGTCGTGCACTAACTTCAGCATTAATTCATCTGGACGAGAATTTAGCCAGACAAATGTATAATTACGCAGAAAATATTGGTATCTATTCAGCAATAAAG TTATGGCCAATAACGTGtatcattataaataatgatttaacGGAGGAGGAAatatatcttatatttttacaaacgttAAGAAGTATTGTATTCAGCTTTGGGCATGCAATTGAGTTTGCTCGACCTAATCAAATCAAAGTGTATATTAATTTGGAG attACGTCGactatacatttttattgcgcAAAGTTGCAAAAATCATATAATGATAAAGCTATTAACaacataaagaaattaattcggcaAGTTTTACAAAAACGATTTGATCCACCTATATTATTAATGCGAGGAAGTAAAGGTAGaacatataaattacaaagcaaaagcgttttaaattatttaaaaacggaacattgcaattaa